In a genomic window of Zingiber officinale cultivar Zhangliang chromosome 9B, Zo_v1.1, whole genome shotgun sequence:
- the LOC122025449 gene encoding homeobox-leucine zipper protein HOX21-like, with translation MACNGMASSSSSSFPSNFLFQMQTPYEEDSHLVPPSNSFLSPNLQGMSPLLGKRCMSYDEMLNEDELSDDGSAVGEKKKRLNIEQVRTLERNFELGNKLEPERKVQLAKALGLRPRQVAIWFQNRRARWKTKQLEKDYDVLKRQFEAIRAENDSLLVQNKKLQAEILALRGRETPDLTINLNKETEGSCSNRSENSSEINLDISRNENRLPPHPILPSLQSLNQPEIDQFLHHSCKPELQSPKVENDAPETCFGNLLCNMGDQSVFWPWPDHHSFH, from the exons ATGGCCTGCAATGGAatggcctcctcctcctcctcctccttcccctcAAACTTCTTGTTCCAAATGCAGACTCCCTATGAGGAAGACAGTCACCTCGTCCCCCCTTCCAATTCCTTCCTTTCACCCAATCTCCAAG GGATGAGTCCGTTGCTGGGGAAGAGGTGTATGTCCTATGATGAGATGCTGAATGAGGATGAGTTGTCGGACGACGGGTCGGCGGtgggggagaagaagaagaggctgAACATAGAGCAAGTGAGGACATTGGAGAGGAACTTTGAGTTGGGGAACAAGCTTGAGCCTGAGAGGAAGGTGCAGCTGGCCAAGGCACTCGGCCTGCGGCCCAGGCAGGTAGCCATTTGGTTCCAGAACCGGAGGGCGAGGTGGAAGACCAAGCAATTGGAAAAGGACTATGATGTGCTCAAGAGGCAGTTTGAAGCTATCAGGGCAGAAAATGACTCCCTTCTTGTTCAAAACAAGAAGCTTCAAGCTGAG ATTTTGGCACTCAGAGGCAGAGAAACACCCGACCTCACCATCAATCTCAACAAGGAAACTGAAGGTTCTTGCAGCAATAGAAGTGAGAACAGCTCAGAGATCAACTTGGACATCTCGAGAAACGAAAACCGACTGCCTCCTCACCCAATTTTGCCTTCCTTGCAATCACTCAATCAACCAGAGATAGACCAGTTCCTGCACCACTCCTGCAAGCCAGAGTTACAGAGCCCGAAGGTTGAGAACGATGCCCCAGAAACCTGCTTCGGCAACTTGCTCTGCAACATGGGAGATCAATCTGTATTCTGGCCATGGCCAGACCACCACAGCTTCCATTAG